One Exiguobacterium sp. BMC-KP genomic window, TGGAATCGATCCACCGTCTGACTGTTTGATTCTATTATTCGAATGTCACCGTTACATGGCGGCGACCCCATTCTAACGCCTCTTGTTTTGATCCAACTAGAAGATCCATGATTTTTCCACGAATCGCACCACCTGTATCGAGGGCAATCGCATCCCCGAACCCTTCAACGTGTACCTTAGTTCCAAGGGGCACGACCGATGGATCGACTGCTACAATCCGACGTCCTTCGTATGTAATCGTATTCGTGACGTCATAACCCGATGCCGTTAATGCACGACCGTTATACAGGCGACTTCCATTGTTTTCTGGATTTGTCGTATATGCTGTCGTCTCAAATGTTTCCGTACGTTTCGCTGAACGATTGGACTTTGTTTGCGAACGACTTTGTTTCTTTGCCTGTTGCGCTTTCTTTTTAGCATCTATTTTTGCTTTCTGTCCGGCTTTTTCTTTCTGTTCTGCTTGTAAGCGTGCCTGTTTTCGTGCTTCTGCTTGTTCCAGCTTCTTTTGAGCAGCTTGACGTTTCATTTCTAACGGATTTTGTACGATCGTCTTCTCCGTACCAATACCGATTTGTGCTGCTGATGCTTCATGATGTGGCAAAAGAATAAATATGAATCCCGCTAAACAAAGGGATAATAGGAATGATGTTCGTTTCATGTTGATGCCAACCTTTCTTGCCGTTTTACGACCCGCACAACGTATCACGGTGACAAACGGTTTGAAAAGCGAACACCATGAATTGAAATATATCTGTCAAAAAGTAACGAAACGGTTACACGCTTACAAAAAACGCTCTCATCCGTTGTGTAGCAACGCTTTTATATTTTGTAACCGTTCTGTTACGATTTACTCTTTGTTACTCTTCTGTAATAAATGTATTTTTTCGATGTTTTCAGTTATTTTGTCCAATTTTCTCTTCACTCGTCTAAAGTAGCAGTTCATTATTATTCACTTATCTGGATGAACATGAAAAAAGCACACCGTATGAACTGGTGTGCTCTCATACATTATTTTGTTTTACGTTCTAACAGTTCAATTTCTGACTTTAATAACACTTGTTTTTCAAACTCCAAACCGAGTGACTCAAAGTTTTTCGTATGAGATAGGTCACCAACGACTGTATTTGTCAATACAGCTGTCACTTCCGCAACCCAGCCATCTTTTGTTTTTACCATATCGCCAACGATATAATCGAATAACTCTTCTGTTTCTTCCATCTGACTCATCTCCTGACACGTTCAATTACAGTTAATCATATAAAATAACGACCGAAAAAGCTAGTCACGCGTTAATTGAGCCAAGAACTGGCGCAAGATTTTAGCAGTTAGTCCCCAAATCAGATAGTCCCCATGCTCATAAAAATGCTCCGTGACCGTATACGTGCGATCCAAGTAGGCTTCACGATTCGCCATTCGTTCTGTTGGGACCTCTTTTCCTGGTCGGATTCGCCACTCCATATCCCCTTTGATTGGTTTTGAAGTCATCAACTCTTTTAATGATACGAGAAACACATGATCGACTTCTGCTGGAGAAGGCTTAAAATCCGTCGCATGAAGGATACCGAGATACGGATAAATGATTGACCGATTTGGTGTCACAAGCGGCTCTAACGTTCCAATCAGTTCAACTTCTGAAGCTTTGACATTCAATTCTTCGACCGTCTCACGGATAGCTGCTGCTTTTGGTGATTCGCCATCATCGATTCGCCCGCCTGGAAACGCGATTTCACCTGGCTGTGAACGCAGTGTCTTGGCGCGTACTTGAAATAACAAATAGACTTCGCCATCCTGTTCGACCAACGGAACGAGTACGGCTGCCGCATGACGAGGTAAACGTTCTTCAGAATCTACATACTGCTTTCGGATATCGGCTAAGTTCACCTGTTTCATCGCCCTTCTTGTGCAACATGATGGTACGCTTCTTCAAGATGGCGCATACGAACGATTAAATCCGCATTTTTAGCGATCCGATCTGATAAGATTGATCCTGCTACCGTCTTGTAGTAGGCGTTTAAAGCATTGCGCTTGGTCAGATGCGCCTCGTTCTGACGGATATATTCCTTAAAGTTCGCAATCAATCGTTCTGTCGTAAAAAGTTGTTCGTTCACAAGTTTCATCCTTTCACACGTCGAGCGTGTCATCAATAGTTTAATGGTAACGAGTTTTGGCTAAGATGTAAATTAAGGGGGGTTATCCGTGAATAAAAAATTAGATGTCCTCATTATTGGTGCCGGACCAACCGGTTTAACACTCGCACTCGCACTCTCGCGCTATGGATTATCCTTCCGCATCGTTGAACGTGCAAGTGGACCATCTGTCGTCTCCAAAGCCATCGGCATTCAAGCACGTTCCCTTGAATTGTTCGCAAGACTTGGTGTGGCAGAAGACTTAATGGAAAATGCGATTAAAATCAATCAGGGAAACCTCTATGTTAATGGCGCATGGCAGGCAAAACTTGATTTTACTGATTTAAATACACCTTTTCCGTTTGTTACGCTCTTGCCCCAAAGTGAGACGGAACGGATTCTCGAAGCACAACTCGCCGCTTACGGGCATAGCGTTGAACGAGAGACGGAATTAACGGGATTCGCTCAATTCCCAACGTTTGTCACCGCTTCCTTACAACATAAAGGAGAAACGGAGACAGTTGATGCCTCTTTTATTATCGGAGCTGATGGTGCAAATAGTTTCGTCCGTCGGGAACTCGGACTTCCATTTAGCGGTAAGTCTTTTAAAGAATCTTGGGCACTGGCAGATATCGAGGTCGATTGGCCACTTTCTTCCGAAGAAGTACACATTTTCTTCTCTGATCATGGCGTCATCGAGTCGTTTCCTCTTCAATCGAATCTATTTCGCATCACCGGCAATCTAACGAGCGGACCTGTTCCGACGGATCATAATGCGATTGATGATTTTTTGAAAAATCGAGCTAAAGTTCCGTTTAAGCTCAAAAAAGTCCATTGGTACTCGATGTTCCGCGTTCATAATCGGATCATTGAGAAGTTCGGACATCATCGCATCTATCTGATTGGGGATGCGGCTCACATCAATTCTCCCGTCGGTGGTCAAGGGATGAATACTGGTATTGCCGATGCGATGAATCTTGCATGGAAACTTTGGTGCGTCCACCAGTTCAAGGCGAGCTTTCCGTTACTCGACTCCTATAGCGTCGAACGGCGAGAAGCGGCACAAGGGATCTTAAGGTCAACGAATCTTGCGACGGAACTCTTGCAAATCAACATTCCCTTTTTGTTACCGTTGCAAGAGAAAGTCATTCGAAATAGTCTCAAAATCGCACCACTGCATCATTTCGTAACGAATCGAATCGCTCAGCTCAACAGTCACTACCCAGCGAGTTCAACATTCGTCACACAAGGACGCTTCAGTCCATTGACGCCAAAACCAGGTGAACCAATGCCTTATAGTGAAGTCGTTCATCCGCGAACGAAAAAGAATGAACTCTTGTTGCGTCGCGCTGACCGAAATTTCTTATTACTATTGTTCTTACCGAAGAATGCTACAGATGATCTTCTTGAACCATTTAAGGAATTAGCTTATACGTATCCGGATCTCTTTGAAACAGTGCCAATTCATCAATCCTTAAAAGAAGATGGTGTCGTCGATCAAGGCGGTGAACTCGCACGACGCTTCGGTATCAAACAGTCCGGATTATACTTGATTCGCCCCGACGGTTATATTGCTTATCGCCAACAAGGTTTAAAAAGTAAATCATTCGCTCGGTATGTTGAACGTTTACTTTATGCGCGATAACTCGGTATGATAGTAGATGAGGTGAACATCTATATGGATATACAACTGATTCGAACGGTTTTAATCATTCTTCTCATTGTCGCGTTTCTTGTCATCGTCAGTAGACGAACAAAGGAAAATCTTCGCTGGTCGCTTCTTGGAGAGGCTTTTGGTGAAAAAGGGGAAGATTTATTGAAGGATGCTGCTCGACTAGAGGCAGCTGAACTAGACATTCGCGTTGAGCGTGGTATTAAGACTTCGTTTTTGTTCCGACGTTTCAGCAAAGACTTGGACGATCGCGTTGCGGTCTATGTCTTAAAAGAAGATCTAACACAAGCTGAGGAAATTCTTGCGACACGACCGAGACGTTAAATTGATCAAGATATCACCAAAAAGGCAGTGAAGCGAACGCTTCACTGCCTTTTCTCATTCTTGGTGCTGGGCGAGATAAAATGCAACTTGTTTTCGTTCTTGTTCTTGAACAGGTGAAGATTTCTTTGAGACGATGAATGCTCGTACATCTTTGAACGTATGTCCTGTCGGAAATTTAATGCGTTCCGTCCGCATCTGTGGTGCCTTCGGGAAAAGGGTCATAGCATGAATCGGAATGGTCACCCCTTGCTCCTTCAACGCTTTACGAACAGCTTGAACGATTCGCTTCGATTGATCAATTGGATGAGGTGTAAACAATCTCTTTCCATGAACAGGATCCATCACGTGGCACGATTCCTCTGTCATCCATTCTATAGCAGCATCGTTTTGCAACAAGAGAAATAGTCCTTTCGGTCCAATTAGAGCAAAAGGGATGGTAATCGTGTCCGAAAGGCGAATGCGTTCAAATAACATCCAATCAAAACGACACACATGACGGATTTCATTACAAAGCGCATCTGTTTCGTACGTCGTCGTATTCACTTGTTTATTTCCAAAGAAACGGCGACGTGGTGGTTCCGGAACCGAAGCTGTCATGACTTGTAACATGATTCATCATCCTTTGTAGTATGTATTATTAGTTATCTTAACACCGTTTTCCTTCAGATGATGATTCTTTCAAAAAGAAGGCAATCAAAAAAGATATTCCTGACCAATTGGCAGAAATATCTTTTTGATTCATTAGTCTTGGTGCGGTCGTCCGAAGACCGCCTTCTCGAGATTTGAGATGCGACGCAACATGTCATAGTTGGATGAACTAGAAACTTGCGGCTCCGATTGTTCGACGCGACGTTCCTCCCGTTTTTCCGGTTGAACAGGCGCTTGTTTCAACGACTCATTCTCTTTCTTCAGACGTTCGATTTCACGTTCGAATCCTTCATAATCTTTAATGATTTGATCCAAGTATCCATCGACATCCTCGATGACGTAGCCACGGAGGCCGGTCTTGAATTCTTTTTTATAAATATCGTCCGCTGTCAACAATGGCTTATACATCCTCTTCACTCCCACTGGTCATTGTGTTGTAATTCTTGTTCGAGCCAAGATAAATCATCTTGCGTAATCAAAAACAACTGATAATCGGATTGTTCCATTTCCATTCTAGCACGCTCTACTAAAAATTTCGCTGATCCTCCATGTTCTTCATCAAAAACCGATAACAACCCTTGGCTTTTTTGAATCATGAATTCCGTTTTATTACGTAACTGTGATGGATCCGTGTACGGTTTCTGACTAATTGCTTCCACAAAGTCAGCTTGTTCAAGGATTGAAAGATACTGTGCTTGCACAGGTTCTTTCCAGCGTGCCTCCTGCTCTAGAAATGGCAAGAGGATACCTAGACGAATATCTGGATAGTCTTCCTTCAATTCTAGAATGACCTCGCACGCCCAGATTTCACAGCCAGGTGACGCACTCGTAATGAACCACTCCGTTCCACGATCTTCAATTAAGCGAATTATCCGCTCTCGGTAGGCTGCCTTTAAGACACGGATACCGGGATGTTTTTGATCGAAGATGCCTAGTTCATTTGGCTTGTACCCTGTGATGGCAACCACTTTCACGCGTTACACTTCCTTTTCAACCGACGTCCTCGATGATCAAGCTCTGCTAAGATTCGTTCTTTTTTCGTAATTAACCAATGGTGGCGTTCGACTTGGTGTCGTGCTCGTTCAGTATAATCATAAGCAAGCACTGGATCTTTTGCAATGTGCTCCGCCCATTTCGCGAGTTCGATATACCCCAAGTAACTATCACTTTTTAAGAAACATTCTCGAGCTTGTTCATGGTTTTTCATTTTTTTATGCAAATACCCTTTTCGCAGCCACCCTTCTGGCGATAACTCTTTGACCTGCTGAAAATGAGCATGGGATCCTTCATGGATTCCGAGATCTGCTAACCAAATCGCGATGTTCTCTTGAATCGGTGAAGGTGCCTCTGCCCGATGCGTGACGAGTCGGTTGCACGTGTCATACAGACTAACGAGAGTCAGGCAGTCATCAAGATGATGTTGTAAGACGCCTGTCATGATATCGGGATGCTGATGTTCGACGTACTGGAAGTAATGCATAGGCGCCAAAAATCCAGGTAAATCTCCCTCTCGTTCGAACCCGATTCGCTCTTCCATCGCTGTTAATCGATAAGAGTCGTACATTCCTTTGAAAATTCGCCGTGCAACATGCAGTAAATCAAGATGACCGACTTTCGGTAACCGCGGAACGCGTTCCCGCACGAAGACATGTCGTGTCTTGATTTGTGGCCAGTCAAAACTTTTACCGTTATAGGTTACGAACCGGACATCATCTCCGATGTCGTGCAGAAAGTGATGATAAAAGGCAGCTTCAAAGTGTGGATGTGGTAAGAAATACTGACGCATCAGTAACCCGCACTGCTCAAAGCGAGCAAAACCAAGCAAAAAGATTGTCGTTCCGGTTCCTCGTAATCCTGTCGTCTCTGTATCAAAGAAGATGACCTGCTCGAGCGGGACGTCCAGCGCAAGCGGTGGATGCGGCAGTTGTAAGGACTCATACACTTCCGCAAAGCTTCGATCTCCATGACGGTCCGTTAACGCATACCGTTTGTCGATCCGAACAATCCACTCTTCTTCAAAAGTTAAGATGTCGGCCCCTCGATCAATCCAAGCCTGCTGCTCGTCGGTCCATCCGACTAGTCTCTTCGCTGTTTCCGTTTCAGAAGCGGAAGAAGCAGGAGTATCCGGTGCGACGTCTGATGTAGATTTCAGCATGCGTCTAAGACGATTTTTCATGATAGTTCCTTCTCCATTTCTGCTAATAACTGAATCGTTCGTTCTTTTTCATCTGCGACACCAACCATACCGATACACGCAGGACAACCGTCCTGACAAGGACACGTGATGATTGAATCTCGTGCTGCACGCAACATGACACCGCGTTGCTTATAGATCGACTGCGCTAGACCAACACCACCAGGGTAACGATCATACAGATAGACGGTAGGCTGTTGTGTGTGTGTCGCTTTGACTTGTGGCACGACAAAGACGTCACTCGCATCACACATCAAATAAAGCGGTGCAACACGCCGTAGACTATTCGCGACGCCTTCTAACACTTGCTCTAGCTCTGTCGAGGAGCGTGCGTGATCAGGTAAAGTGAACCAGACACCTGTCGTGTGAATTTCTCGTTCCGGTAAATGAATCGGACCAGAGCCGATGTTCTCATGGGTGCCGAACTTAATCTTCTTAAACATCGTCGCCATCCCACGAACGCTGACATCGCCACGGGCAACACTATATTCTCCTTCAGCGTATCGTTCGTCTTCTTCGAGTACAGAAAGGTCGACTGAAAAATTAGCATCTGTATAATAATCAACGTCTACGGCACGGACGAAGGCTTTTTTCTCTTCAAAATCTAAATGTTCGACTTGATATTGATCCGCTCCATGAAGATAAATCGCCTCGTCATGTAACAACGTCATCGCACTGAATGTATCCATCTCACCAATGACCCGATTCGGTACCTCTGTCTGGTCAACGATGATGACGTTCTCTTGATCACTCGATCGAAGCGAAATTCCGTGCGCCGGGAACGCATCGTTCATCCAATAATAACGTTCGCCTCTTTCGTGCAAGACACGCTCTTCGACTAAGTACTCCAGGATATCCTCCGTCTCAAGTGTCCCGAATGACTCTCCTTTTGTAAAGGGTAGTTCAAACGCTGCACATTTGACATGATCTACTGCAATGATCAGATTATCTGGATCGAGGCGTGCTGCTTCTGGTGATTGATTCAAGAACAGTTCTGGACGTTCTGCGACGTATTGATCGAGCATACCGGAAGAAGCGACAAGGATGATCAAGGCATCATCTTGACGGCGGCCAGCGCGACCTGCTTGCTGCCAGAGCGAAGCAATCGTTCCCGGATAGCCATTCATGATACAGACTTGCAGTTGACCGATATCGACACCAAGTTCGAGAGCATTCGTCGAGACGATACCCGTGATCTCACCTTGTCGTAATCGACGTTCGATATCACGTCGTTCACTTGGCAAGTATCCTCCTCGATACCCTTCGATTGATCGTGGACCAAGTTCATGCGGGTAGATGCTTCGTAGATACGTCAATAAGACTTCGACGCGGACACGTGACCGTGCAAAGATAATCGTTTGGAATTTTTTCTTGATGAAGCGCATCGCCAGTTGTTTCGTCTCAAGCGTCGCTGAACGTCGTATCCCAAGTTGCGCATTGACGATGGGCGGTTGATAAACGAGAAAATGTTTACGTCCAGTTGGCGCACCATTCTCATCAATCAGACCGACTTTTTTTTCCGTTAATCGTTCTGCCAGTTCCTTTGGATTGGCGATCGTCGCACTCGTCATGATAAAAACCGGGTCACTCCCGTAATAACGACAAATCCGTCGTAGCCGACGAATGACATTCGCGACATGACTACCAAACACACCACGGTACGTGTGTAACTCATCAATGACGATATATTTAAGATTCTCAAATAATTCAATCCATTTGGTATGGTGTGGCAAAATCCCGGAATGTAGCATATCCGGATTCGTAATGACGATGTTCCCTGCTTTTCGTACTTTTGTTCGAATCGTTGGTGATGTGTCCCCGTCATAGGTAAAACAACGGATTGGGGCTTCTAATTGATCGATCAGTTCCAGTAACTCACTATTTTGATCTTGTGCGAGAGCTTTCGTGGGATAAAGATACAATGCTCGCGCGTTCGGATGCTGTAATAGATGCGATAAGACCGGTAAATTAAAACAGTAAGTCTTTCCTGATGCGGTTGGTGTGACGATGACCGTCGACTCTCCCGCTTGTACACGTTCATACGCTAACCCTTGATGACGGTATAACTGGTTAATTCCACGTATTCGTAGCGCTTGTCGCAAACGATCTGGTAGTTGTTCTGGAAAATCGACATAACGTCCCGCTGTCGCTTCCATTGTTTTCATATACGTAATCCGCTCCATGAACGAGCGGTCTTGTTTGAGTTCTTCAAGAAATGCAACGAGCGTTTGTTTCGCTTGCATGCCTTCACTTCCTTCCACTTCTCTCATTATACAAAAAAAGAGGCAAGACCAAAGAACGATCTACTCGTCTTTGGTCTTGTCTACTTTACAGGTGATGATCTTTCATTAATTCTCAGAGTCATCTCCACTATTATTCGGATTATTATTATTGTTATTGTTGTTGTTTCGTTCCGCTGGTGCATTGGAGTTACTTTGAGCATTTGCACCATCATTCGATGAAGATTCATCCGTCGTTGGTTCATCCGTCGTTGGTTCATCCGTCGTTGGTTCATCCGTCGTTGGTTCATCCGTCGTTGGTTCATCCGTCGTCGGTTCATCCGTCGTCGGTTCATCCGTCGTCGGTTCATCCGTCGTCGGTTCATCCGTCGTCGGTTCATCCGTCGTCGGCTCATCTGTCGTTGGTTCATCCGTCGTCGGTTCATCTGCTTCAGGATCTGTGACCGTGACCGTCGTTGAGACTGGACCTGATTCCTCGCCAGAAGCTTTCGCAACGACTTGGAATGTCGATCGTCCTGGTTTCAAACCATTGATGGCGATACGATTTGTAGTGCTCGTTCCGACTGTCGATGACTTCCCATCAGCATCTGTCATCGTCACTTCAAACGATACATCATCATACCCATTGGCTCGTAACGCAGCATCGTTATAGTTCCAAGTTAGTTCACCGCTCTTTGTGTCTTCATCGTAAGATGCTTGTAATCCAGTCGGAGCGGGTACTGTCTTTTTTTCAACGACAGGCTCTTTCGTCCCTTTCACATACAATTCATTTCCGATACTAAGGACAGAACTAGGTTGTTTGAATGGTGCTGGTGTACGATCGCGTGTTTTTGTGATGAAATCTTTCCAGATTTGCTGTGCCATCGTGCTGTTATACGGACCACTTAGTCCAGATCCATTGTTATTTCCAGACTTCGTCGTTCCTGTCCAGACACTGATTGAGACATCAGACGTATACCCTGCAAACCAGACATCTTTATAAGCATTCGTAGTCCCAGTCTTACCGGCTGCATCAAATGACAATCCGGCGCTTGGGAACGTACCACCTGGTTTTAAGACATCACGAAGCATATCCGTTAACATGTATGCCGTGTAGTCTTCCATCGCTTTTTTCGATTTGACAGGCGACTTGATTTTTGATCCATCACTATATTCAATCGATTTGA contains:
- a CDS encoding 3D domain-containing protein, with the protein product MKRTSFLLSLCLAGFIFILLPHHEASAAQIGIGTEKTIVQNPLEMKRQAAQKKLEQAEARKQARLQAEQKEKAGQKAKIDAKKKAQQAKKQSRSQTKSNRSAKRTETFETTAYTTNPENNGSRLYNGRALTASGYDVTNTITYEGRRIVAVDPSVVPLGTKVHVEGFGDAIALDTGGAIRGKIMDLLVGSKQEALEWGRRHVTVTFE
- a CDS encoding NUDIX hydrolase encodes the protein MKQVNLADIRKQYVDSEERLPRHAAAVLVPLVEQDGEVYLLFQVRAKTLRSQPGEIAFPGGRIDDGESPKAAAIRETVEELNVKASEVELIGTLEPLVTPNRSIIYPYLGILHATDFKPSPAEVDHVFLVSLKELMTSKPIKGDMEWRIRPGKEVPTERMANREAYLDRTYTVTEHFYEHGDYLIWGLTAKILRQFLAQLTRD
- the yvfG gene encoding protein YvfG; this translates as MNEQLFTTERLIANFKEYIRQNEAHLTKRNALNAYYKTVAGSILSDRIAKNADLIVRMRHLEEAYHHVAQEGR
- a CDS encoding FAD-dependent monooxygenase; translation: MNKKLDVLIIGAGPTGLTLALALSRYGLSFRIVERASGPSVVSKAIGIQARSLELFARLGVAEDLMENAIKINQGNLYVNGAWQAKLDFTDLNTPFPFVTLLPQSETERILEAQLAAYGHSVERETELTGFAQFPTFVTASLQHKGETETVDASFIIGADGANSFVRRELGLPFSGKSFKESWALADIEVDWPLSSEEVHIFFSDHGVIESFPLQSNLFRITGNLTSGPVPTDHNAIDDFLKNRAKVPFKLKKVHWYSMFRVHNRIIEKFGHHRIYLIGDAAHINSPVGGQGMNTGIADAMNLAWKLWCVHQFKASFPLLDSYSVERREAAQGILRSTNLATELLQINIPFLLPLQEKVIRNSLKIAPLHHFVTNRIAQLNSHYPASSTFVTQGRFSPLTPKPGEPMPYSEVVHPRTKKNELLLRRADRNFLLLLFLPKNATDDLLEPFKELAYTYPDLFETVPIHQSLKEDGVVDQGGELARRFGIKQSGLYLIRPDGYIAYRQQGLKSKSFARYVERLLYAR
- a CDS encoding nuclease-related domain-containing protein, with amino-acid sequence MLQVMTASVPEPPRRRFFGNKQVNTTTYETDALCNEIRHVCRFDWMLFERIRLSDTITIPFALIGPKGLFLLLQNDAAIEWMTEESCHVMDPVHGKRLFTPHPIDQSKRIVQAVRKALKEQGVTIPIHAMTLFPKAPQMRTERIKFPTGHTFKDVRAFIVSKKSSPVQEQERKQVAFYLAQHQE
- the gpsB gene encoding cell division regulator GpsB, encoding MYKPLLTADDIYKKEFKTGLRGYVIEDVDGYLDQIIKDYEGFEREIERLKKENESLKQAPVQPEKREERRVEQSEPQVSSSSNYDMLRRISNLEKAVFGRPHQD
- a CDS encoding SLOG family protein; the encoded protein is MKVVAITGYKPNELGIFDQKHPGIRVLKAAYRERIIRLIEDRGTEWFITSASPGCEIWACEVILELKEDYPDIRLGILLPFLEQEARWKEPVQAQYLSILEQADFVEAISQKPYTDPSQLRNKTEFMIQKSQGLLSVFDEEHGGSAKFLVERARMEMEQSDYQLFLITQDDLSWLEQELQHNDQWE
- a CDS encoding ribonuclease H-like domain-containing protein — encoded protein: MLKSTSDVAPDTPASSASETETAKRLVGWTDEQQAWIDRGADILTFEEEWIVRIDKRYALTDRHGDRSFAEVYESLQLPHPPLALDVPLEQVIFFDTETTGLRGTGTTIFLLGFARFEQCGLLMRQYFLPHPHFEAAFYHHFLHDIGDDVRFVTYNGKSFDWPQIKTRHVFVRERVPRLPKVGHLDLLHVARRIFKGMYDSYRLTAMEERIGFEREGDLPGFLAPMHYFQYVEHQHPDIMTGVLQHHLDDCLTLVSLYDTCNRLVTHRAEAPSPIQENIAIWLADLGIHEGSHAHFQQVKELSPEGWLRKGYLHKKMKNHEQARECFLKSDSYLGYIELAKWAEHIAKDPVLAYDYTERARHQVERHHWLITKKERILAELDHRGRRLKRKCNA
- a CDS encoding DEAD/DEAH box helicase encodes the protein MQAKQTLVAFLEELKQDRSFMERITYMKTMEATAGRYVDFPEQLPDRLRQALRIRGINQLYRHQGLAYERVQAGESTVIVTPTASGKTYCFNLPVLSHLLQHPNARALYLYPTKALAQDQNSELLELIDQLEAPIRCFTYDGDTSPTIRTKVRKAGNIVITNPDMLHSGILPHHTKWIELFENLKYIVIDELHTYRGVFGSHVANVIRRLRRICRYYGSDPVFIMTSATIANPKELAERLTEKKVGLIDENGAPTGRKHFLVYQPPIVNAQLGIRRSATLETKQLAMRFIKKKFQTIIFARSRVRVEVLLTYLRSIYPHELGPRSIEGYRGGYLPSERRDIERRLRQGEITGIVSTNALELGVDIGQLQVCIMNGYPGTIASLWQQAGRAGRRQDDALIILVASSGMLDQYVAERPELFLNQSPEAARLDPDNLIIAVDHVKCAAFELPFTKGESFGTLETEDILEYLVEERVLHERGERYYWMNDAFPAHGISLRSSDQENVIIVDQTEVPNRVIGEMDTFSAMTLLHDEAIYLHGADQYQVEHLDFEEKKAFVRAVDVDYYTDANFSVDLSVLEEDERYAEGEYSVARGDVSVRGMATMFKKIKFGTHENIGSGPIHLPEREIHTTGVWFTLPDHARSSTELEQVLEGVANSLRRVAPLYLMCDASDVFVVPQVKATHTQQPTVYLYDRYPGGVGLAQSIYKQRGVMLRAARDSIITCPCQDGCPACIGMVGVADEKERTIQLLAEMEKELS